The following coding sequences lie in one Mycobacterium sp. DL440 genomic window:
- a CDS encoding nitronate monooxygenase family protein produces the protein MSLATTWSQSIGIDVPIVNAPMGGAAGGRLAAAVSAAGGLGMVGMGSSATAEQLTAELAQLAGQRFGIGLVHWVAQDRPDLFEVALAAQPALLSVSFGEDWDWDWVHRAHDAGLTVTTQVATVDAARRAVDAGVDVVVARGAEGGGHGEPTVGTLPLLAEVLDAVDIPVLAAGGISSPRAVAAVLAAGAGAVWVGTAFAACVEALTPAPARDALLAAAGDGTELTTEYDVTAGYRWPATIPERVLRGSPVNAGQGVGAVQRETGVAEIVRSLSEGAEQLLRRWH, from the coding sequence GTGAGCTTGGCAACCACGTGGTCGCAGTCAATCGGCATCGATGTCCCCATTGTCAACGCGCCGATGGGCGGCGCGGCCGGAGGCCGGTTGGCCGCGGCGGTCTCTGCTGCCGGCGGACTGGGCATGGTCGGGATGGGCAGTTCGGCCACTGCCGAGCAGTTGACGGCCGAACTGGCGCAGCTCGCCGGGCAGCGATTCGGAATTGGCTTGGTGCACTGGGTCGCTCAGGATCGGCCAGATCTGTTCGAGGTGGCCCTGGCCGCCCAGCCGGCGTTGCTGAGCGTGAGCTTCGGTGAGGACTGGGACTGGGACTGGGTGCATCGGGCGCATGATGCGGGCCTCACGGTGACGACCCAGGTGGCGACGGTCGATGCCGCCCGGCGTGCAGTCGACGCCGGTGTCGACGTGGTGGTGGCACGGGGCGCCGAAGGTGGCGGCCACGGTGAGCCGACGGTCGGGACGCTGCCGCTGTTGGCCGAGGTGCTCGACGCCGTCGACATACCGGTACTGGCTGCCGGCGGGATCTCCTCACCGCGCGCGGTGGCTGCGGTGCTGGCGGCGGGAGCGGGTGCCGTCTGGGTCGGCACGGCATTCGCCGCGTGTGTCGAGGCGCTGACTCCGGCTCCGGCGCGTGATGCCTTGCTGGCCGCAGCGGGTGACGGCACCGAGCTCACCACCGAGTACGACGTCACGGCCGGCTATCGGTGGCCGGCGACGATTCCCGAGCGAGTGCTGCGTGGATCGCCCGTCAACGCCGGGCAGGGCGTAGGCGCCGTGCAGCGCGAGACTGGTGTTGCCGAAATCGTGCGATCGCTATCCGAAGGTGCCGAGCAGCTGCTGCGACGTTGGCATTGA
- a CDS encoding TetR/AcrR family transcriptional regulator: MRSEGTRTFTEQARRRQIVDGALEVIAEQGYPQASLARIAEHIGIAKSAVLYHFNSKSEVVEAVFTEIFTRGVAVIVPAVNAETTAAAKLSAYIRANVAFVAGNRSAAVAMLELISGYRDADGLRVDQAAAKAVQEHPPTGEMAALDPLTIFTEGVSNGEFRDLSPLFMKNILRGALDSAAQEYARDPGYDVIGHGEVLVEVFEKATTR; this comes from the coding sequence ATGCGGTCAGAAGGTACGAGGACGTTCACCGAGCAGGCCCGCCGTCGGCAGATTGTCGACGGCGCCCTGGAGGTGATCGCCGAACAGGGCTATCCACAGGCGTCGCTGGCCCGCATCGCCGAACACATCGGTATCGCGAAAAGCGCAGTGCTGTACCACTTCAACAGCAAGTCCGAAGTGGTCGAGGCGGTCTTCACCGAGATCTTCACCCGCGGTGTCGCGGTGATCGTGCCCGCCGTCAACGCCGAAACCACCGCAGCGGCCAAGCTGTCGGCCTATATCCGGGCCAATGTCGCGTTCGTCGCCGGCAACCGATCCGCGGCGGTGGCAATGCTCGAGCTCATCTCCGGTTACCGAGACGCGGACGGGCTGCGGGTTGACCAAGCCGCGGCCAAGGCCGTGCAAGAGCATCCGCCAACCGGAGAAATGGCCGCCCTCGACCCGCTGACCATCTTCACCGAAGGCGTGAGCAACGGTGAGTTCCGCGATCTGTCACCGCTGTTCATGAAGAACATCCTGCGCGGTGCCCTCGACAGCGCCGCGCAGGAGTACGCCCGCGACCCCGGCTACGACGTGATCGGTCACGGCGAGGTGCTGGTCGAGGTCTTCGAGAAGGCCACCACGCGATGA
- a CDS encoding glycosyltransferase has protein sequence MTTIVIAAFGSRGDVAPYTGLAHRLAGEGYRVAVAAQEPYRELVSGAGIEFRSLPGDTEHATKASPVAQAFVDGARMRPSRELLDEMREDLRQLGHGLIEATKDADLLLLPSVAALLGYHVAEGLGIPSIGVFLQPTAPTGDFVPSVLSARSLGRWGNRVAGRLGALGEKPHLALINELRTELGLRPTTLAGYQGKRAATWPILHGFSEHVVPQPADWPAHLQVTGYWWPSEPDIWSPPAQLIDFLQAGPPPVFVGLGSTATARGPELSDTISSALGATRTRAVVQTGWAGLHCTGDDVLMVDELPHSWLFPRVAAVVHHCGAGTTAATLRAGVPSIPVTGIMDQPFWAKRLRLLGTAPAALPRASVTASDLATALREVCGDPSYRERAQQLSTLLAKEDGAGSATHRITQMLNRSQEVHHGQ, from the coding sequence ATGACCACCATCGTTATCGCCGCCTTCGGCAGCCGCGGGGACGTCGCGCCCTACACCGGCCTTGCTCATCGACTCGCCGGCGAGGGCTACCGCGTCGCCGTCGCCGCCCAGGAGCCCTATCGGGAACTGGTATCCGGTGCGGGAATCGAATTCCGCTCGCTGCCCGGAGATACCGAACACGCCACCAAGGCCTCGCCGGTCGCGCAGGCGTTCGTCGACGGTGCCAGGATGCGGCCCTCCCGGGAACTGCTCGACGAGATGCGCGAGGATCTGCGCCAGCTGGGCCATGGCTTGATCGAGGCCACGAAAGACGCAGACCTGCTGCTACTTCCGTCGGTTGCGGCCCTTCTCGGCTACCACGTCGCCGAAGGGCTCGGCATCCCCAGCATCGGCGTCTTTCTACAGCCGACCGCACCCACCGGCGACTTCGTGCCGTCAGTGCTCAGCGCGCGATCGCTCGGCCGTTGGGGCAACCGGGTCGCAGGCCGCCTGGGCGCGCTCGGCGAGAAGCCACACCTGGCGCTGATCAACGAGTTACGCACCGAGCTCGGGCTACGCCCGACCACGCTGGCCGGGTACCAAGGCAAACGTGCAGCCACCTGGCCCATCTTGCACGGGTTCAGTGAACACGTGGTGCCGCAGCCCGCGGACTGGCCGGCGCACCTGCAGGTCACCGGCTATTGGTGGCCGTCGGAGCCCGACATCTGGTCTCCGCCCGCGCAACTGATCGACTTCCTGCAAGCAGGTCCGCCGCCGGTATTCGTCGGTCTGGGCAGTACCGCAACGGCGCGCGGACCTGAGTTGTCCGACACCATCAGCTCGGCGCTGGGTGCCACCCGCACGAGAGCGGTGGTGCAGACCGGATGGGCCGGGCTGCACTGCACCGGCGACGACGTTCTGATGGTCGACGAGCTTCCGCACTCATGGTTGTTTCCCCGGGTCGCGGCCGTCGTGCATCATTGCGGTGCGGGCACCACGGCGGCGACGCTCCGAGCCGGTGTTCCGTCGATACCCGTCACCGGAATCATGGATCAACCGTTCTGGGCGAAGCGGCTGCGGCTCCTGGGTACCGCACCGGCCGCTCTTCCGCGCGCCAGCGTGACCGCCTCCGACCTCGCCACCGCGCTCCGCGAGGTGTGCGGCGATCCGTCGTATCGGGAACGCGCTCAACAGCTCTCGACGTTGCTCGCAAAAGAGGACGGAGCCGGGTCGGCAACGCACCGCATCACCCAAATGCTCAATCGATCGCAGGAGGTTCACCATGGCCAGTGA
- a CDS encoding glycosyltransferase, which yields MATIAIIAIGSHGDVAPLTGVGVRLQQAGHRVIVVAYQAFAKLVSGCGLEFRGLADDLDDTSADLSDVSARQAAKAMAAFLSPRGMRVLGDRVLAAVRDEPLDALLLSPFAELAGHPLADALAIPAIGVRLQPFSATADYPPAVLGAWTAGRFGNRTAARIGDAMIDGLYGRAVNHFRAQLGLPTTPARVLRRRRTDARWPILYGYSPAVLPRPADWRPGVEVVGYWWPAHPTGWQPPTELVEFLDAGPPPVVIGFGSTVNSTTEAQQLSALVTQSARSACARAVIQAGWAGLDVCGDDVIAVGEVPHDWLFARAAAVVHHCGAGTAAAGLRAGVPAIATPGAYGDQPFWARRLFDLGVGPPPIPQRRLGAENLSASIREVLSNIRFRDNAAELARRVRSDDGAGRVVTAIDRVLNIG from the coding sequence ATGGCAACCATCGCGATCATCGCCATCGGCAGTCACGGAGATGTGGCACCTCTGACCGGGGTCGGTGTGCGGTTGCAGCAGGCCGGGCATCGCGTGATCGTGGTGGCCTATCAGGCATTCGCCAAGCTCGTCTCCGGATGCGGGCTGGAGTTTCGCGGACTCGCCGACGATCTCGACGACACCTCAGCCGATCTCTCGGACGTATCAGCGCGCCAAGCCGCCAAGGCCATGGCGGCATTCCTCTCACCACGCGGCATGCGGGTGCTGGGCGATCGCGTGTTGGCAGCCGTTCGTGACGAACCGCTCGATGCGCTACTGCTGTCACCGTTCGCGGAGTTGGCCGGCCATCCGCTTGCCGACGCGCTCGCCATTCCCGCCATCGGCGTCCGGCTCCAACCCTTCTCGGCAACCGCCGACTATCCACCGGCGGTGCTGGGAGCGTGGACTGCCGGGCGGTTCGGGAACAGGACGGCGGCCCGGATCGGTGATGCGATGATCGACGGGCTGTATGGCAGGGCCGTCAACCACTTTCGCGCGCAACTCGGTCTCCCGACCACTCCGGCCCGAGTGCTGCGACGCCGACGCACCGACGCTCGTTGGCCGATCCTGTATGGCTATTCGCCCGCGGTACTGCCCCGGCCGGCGGACTGGCGGCCGGGTGTCGAAGTCGTCGGCTACTGGTGGCCGGCACATCCGACCGGATGGCAACCGCCCACCGAGCTGGTGGAGTTCCTCGACGCCGGCCCGCCACCGGTCGTCATCGGCTTCGGCAGCACCGTCAACAGCACCACCGAGGCTCAACAGCTGTCCGCACTTGTCACACAATCAGCTCGGTCGGCCTGCGCCCGCGCGGTGATCCAGGCCGGTTGGGCGGGCCTCGACGTCTGCGGAGACGACGTGATCGCGGTCGGCGAGGTGCCTCACGACTGGTTGTTCGCGCGGGCGGCAGCCGTTGTCCACCACTGCGGCGCAGGCACTGCCGCGGCGGGACTACGTGCCGGTGTGCCGGCGATCGCGACCCCTGGCGCCTACGGCGACCAACCCTTCTGGGCGCGAAGGCTGTTCGACCTCGGAGTGGGGCCGCCGCCGATTCCACAGCGCCGGCTCGGCGCCGAGAATCTCAGCGCATCAATCCGAGAAGTGTTGTCAAATATCCGCTTCCGCGACAACGCAGCAGAGTTGGCCAGACGTGTGAGGTCCGACGACGGCGCCGGGCGCGTGGTCACAGCCATCGATCGAGTGCTCAACATCGGCTGA
- a CDS encoding D-alanyl-D-alanine carboxypeptidase family protein: MLTAPALMTAGVASADPAPECPYKVTTPPAVDASEAPKPGEVAPGPLPVPAKTIGGEALSGCGVITAPGTPPLPNDVSAESWVVADLDSGDIIAARDPHGRHRPASIIKVLVATAALNELNLNKLVAGTQDDANSEGTRVGVGPGGQYTINDLLHGLLMHSGNDAAHALAVQLGGMDPALQKLNILAGKLGGRDTRAATPSGLDGPGMSTSAYDIGLFYRYAWQNPAFANIVATQNYDFPGRDGNPSYPVENDNKLLYNYPGAMGGKTGYTDDAGQTFVGAANRDGRRLVAILMKGTRVPIAPWEQAAHLLDYGFATPPGTKVGTLVDPDPSLKPKADEPTAAQAASVLPSADSLPVRVGVAIVGAVIVFLLIMGARSLNRRPVR, translated from the coding sequence ATGCTGACGGCACCGGCGCTGATGACTGCCGGTGTGGCCAGCGCCGACCCGGCTCCGGAATGCCCGTACAAGGTGACCACTCCCCCGGCGGTGGACGCTTCAGAAGCACCCAAACCGGGCGAGGTCGCCCCGGGCCCACTGCCTGTGCCCGCTAAGACGATTGGCGGTGAGGCGCTGTCCGGATGCGGCGTGATCACGGCCCCCGGTACCCCGCCACTGCCCAATGACGTCTCCGCCGAATCCTGGGTCGTCGCCGATCTGGACTCCGGCGACATCATCGCGGCCCGGGATCCGCACGGCCGGCACCGTCCGGCCAGCATCATCAAGGTGCTGGTGGCCACCGCCGCACTCAACGAACTCAACCTCAACAAGTTGGTCGCCGGCACCCAGGACGACGCCAACTCCGAGGGCACCCGCGTCGGGGTCGGCCCCGGCGGCCAGTACACGATCAACGACCTGTTGCACGGCCTGCTGATGCACTCCGGCAACGACGCCGCGCATGCGCTGGCGGTTCAGTTGGGCGGCATGGACCCCGCGCTGCAGAAGCTGAACATCCTGGCCGGCAAGCTCGGCGGCCGCGACACCCGGGCGGCCACCCCGTCGGGCCTGGACGGTCCGGGCATGAGCACCTCCGCCTACGACATCGGATTGTTCTACCGCTACGCCTGGCAGAACCCGGCATTCGCCAACATCGTCGCCACCCAGAACTACGATTTCCCCGGCCGCGACGGCAATCCGTCCTACCCGGTGGAGAACGACAACAAGCTGCTCTACAACTACCCAGGCGCGATGGGCGGCAAGACCGGATACACCGATGACGCGGGTCAGACCTTCGTCGGCGCCGCCAATCGTGACGGCCGGCGCCTGGTCGCCATCCTGATGAAGGGCACCCGGGTGCCGATCGCGCCGTGGGAACAGGCGGCGCATCTGCTGGACTACGGCTTCGCCACTCCCCCGGGCACCAAAGTCGGCACCCTCGTCGACCCCGATCCGTCCCTGAAGCCCAAGGCTGACGAACCGACCGCAGCCCAGGCGGCTTCGGTTCTGCCGTCGGCGGATTCACTGCCGGTGCGGGTCGGCGTGGCCATCGTCGGTGCCGTGATCGTGTTCCTGCTGATCATGGGTGCGCGTTCGCTGAATCGCCGTCCCGTCCGCTGA
- a CDS encoding SMP-30/gluconolactonase/LRE family protein: MPRKPPIDPVRWTPPPVDDLPDFGPAELTVVPMPGEGPEDVVVDASGQLWAGVVDGRIVRLTPDGAAAVVADTGGRPLGLHVARDGRVLICDSHRGLLALDPATGVLSTLVASVGGRPLRFCSNVTETADGTIYFTESTSQFHIEHFPGAIMEARGRGGLFRLGTDGAVTTVLDGLYFANGLTTTADESALVFAETQGRRLSKYWLSGPQAGSVTPLAVHLPGYPDNISTGTDGRIWVAMVSPPNAAAEWLAPRAPVIRKLLWRLPERLQPKIRPQVWVLAFDADSGEVLTGLRTTRPDFGTVTGVVESGGRLWMSTIAFPALAYAELRGLG, translated from the coding sequence GTGCCTCGTAAACCGCCGATCGATCCCGTCCGCTGGACGCCACCGCCCGTCGATGATCTGCCGGATTTCGGGCCGGCCGAGTTGACCGTCGTGCCGATGCCCGGGGAAGGGCCTGAGGACGTCGTGGTCGACGCGTCCGGGCAACTGTGGGCCGGCGTTGTCGATGGGCGCATCGTGCGGTTGACCCCCGACGGAGCGGCAGCGGTGGTGGCTGACACCGGTGGACGTCCACTCGGTCTGCACGTCGCCCGCGACGGGCGGGTGCTGATCTGCGACAGCCACCGCGGGCTGCTGGCGTTGGACCCTGCCACCGGAGTGTTGTCGACGCTCGTGGCGTCAGTGGGTGGCCGGCCGCTGAGATTCTGCTCGAATGTGACCGAGACTGCAGACGGCACAATCTATTTCACCGAGTCGACCAGCCAGTTCCATATCGAGCATTTCCCTGGAGCGATCATGGAAGCTCGTGGACGCGGCGGCTTGTTCCGGCTGGGCACCGACGGCGCCGTCACCACAGTGTTGGACGGGCTGTATTTCGCCAACGGTTTGACCACCACCGCCGACGAATCAGCGCTGGTGTTCGCCGAAACCCAGGGGCGGCGATTGTCGAAGTATTGGCTGAGCGGGCCGCAAGCCGGGTCGGTGACGCCGCTGGCGGTGCACCTGCCCGGGTATCCGGACAACATCTCCACCGGTACCGACGGCCGGATCTGGGTGGCGATGGTGTCTCCGCCTAACGCCGCTGCCGAGTGGCTTGCGCCGCGGGCGCCGGTGATCCGGAAGCTCCTGTGGCGCTTGCCTGAACGGCTCCAACCCAAGATCCGGCCGCAGGTGTGGGTACTGGCTTTCGATGCCGACTCCGGCGAGGTGCTCACCGGGCTGCGCACCACACGGCCGGATTTCGGCACCGTCACCGGGGTCGTCGAATCAGGGGGCAGGCTCTGGATGTCGACTATCGCTTTCCCTGCGCTGGCGTATGCCGAGCTTCGCGGCCTGGGTTAG
- a CDS encoding Lrp/AsnC family transcriptional regulator: MSNPEGDDLQPVQLRVNNNSRTAFQLDDLSKAIIEKLQADGRRSYAGIGKAVGLSEAAVRQRVQRMVDAGVMQIVAVTDPLQLGFARQAMIGIRCTGDTLKLAEKLSSIDAVDYVVLTAGSFDAICEVVCEDDDSLLELLNTQIRALPGVITTETLVYLKLVKQQYNWGTR; the protein is encoded by the coding sequence ATGAGCAACCCGGAGGGTGATGACCTTCAGCCCGTACAGCTGCGGGTGAACAACAATTCTCGCACCGCCTTTCAACTCGACGATCTGTCGAAGGCGATCATCGAGAAGTTGCAAGCAGACGGCCGCCGTTCGTACGCCGGAATCGGCAAGGCCGTGGGGCTGTCCGAGGCCGCGGTACGCCAGCGCGTGCAGCGCATGGTCGACGCAGGCGTCATGCAGATAGTCGCGGTGACCGATCCGCTGCAACTCGGGTTCGCCCGCCAGGCGATGATCGGCATCCGCTGCACCGGCGACACCCTCAAGCTGGCCGAGAAACTCTCCTCCATCGACGCCGTCGACTACGTGGTACTGACCGCCGGATCCTTCGACGCCATCTGCGAGGTGGTCTGCGAGGACGACGACAGCCTGCTCGAACTTCTCAACACCCAGATCCGTGCACTGCCGGGAGTGATAACCACCGAAACCCTCGTTTACCTGAAACTCGTTAAACAGCAATATAATTGGGGAACTCGATGA
- a CDS encoding F0F1 ATP synthase subunit C — MGNALLAGAIVLAGGAIGAGIGDGLAGSQFIAGVARQPEAQARLYTPFFITVSLVEATFFINIAFMALFVFATPGG, encoded by the coding sequence ATGGGTAACGCCCTACTGGCCGGGGCAATCGTGCTGGCCGGCGGAGCGATCGGCGCCGGGATCGGCGACGGGCTCGCCGGCTCGCAGTTCATCGCCGGTGTTGCGCGCCAGCCAGAGGCCCAAGCACGTTTGTACACACCGTTTTTCATCACCGTCAGCCTGGTGGAGGCCACGTTCTTCATCAACATCGCCTTCATGGCGTTGTTCGTCTTCGCCACCCCTGGCGGATAG
- a CDS encoding multidrug efflux SMR transporter: MAWLILVVSGVLEAVWATALSKTEGFTRLVPSVIFGVALVFSMIGLAVAMRSLPPGTSYAIWVGIGAVLTIAFAMITGAESASVIKVLLMLGVVGCIVGLKVVSH, from the coding sequence ATGGCATGGCTGATTCTCGTCGTCTCAGGTGTCCTGGAAGCGGTCTGGGCGACTGCCCTGAGCAAGACGGAGGGTTTCACCCGTCTGGTTCCGTCAGTGATTTTCGGTGTGGCCCTTGTGTTCTCGATGATCGGACTGGCCGTCGCGATGCGCAGCCTTCCGCCCGGCACCAGCTACGCAATCTGGGTCGGCATCGGCGCGGTGCTCACCATCGCCTTCGCCATGATCACCGGCGCTGAGTCCGCGTCGGTCATCAAGGTTCTCCTGATGCTCGGCGTCGTCGGCTGCATCGTAGGCCTGAAGGTCGTCAGCCACTAA
- a CDS encoding aspartate aminotransferase family protein — protein MSITEDAPTTTTDLSAKANRHLWGHFARHGEGITPPIITRGEGVRIFDDKGKSYIDGLSGLFVVQVGHGRKELAEAAAKQTEKLSFFPLWSYATPPAIELAERVANYAPGDLNRVFFTTGGGEAVESAWKLAKQYFKLTGKPGKHKVVSRAIAYHGTPQGALAITGIPAFKAPFEPLTPGGFRAPNTNFYRAPAEYAHDEKVFGRYCADRIAEAIEFEGPDTVCAVFLEPVQNAGGCFPPPPGYFERVREICDQYDVLLVSDEVICAYGRIGSMFACDDFGYVPDIITSAKGLTSGYSPLGAMVASDRLFEPFNDGKTVFGHGYTFGGHPVSAAVAMANLDIFEREGINDHVKEAAPAFRATLEKLYDLPIVGDVRGEGFFYGIELVKDKATKETFNDEESERLLRGFLTPALWEAGLYCRADDRGDPVIQLAPPLISGQAEFDAIYEILHGVLTEAGKLI, from the coding sequence ATGAGCATCACAGAAGACGCACCGACCACCACCACAGATCTGAGCGCCAAAGCCAACCGCCACCTGTGGGGACACTTCGCCCGGCACGGCGAAGGCATCACACCGCCCATCATCACCCGTGGCGAGGGTGTCCGAATCTTCGACGACAAGGGCAAGAGCTATATCGACGGCCTGTCCGGCCTGTTCGTCGTCCAGGTGGGCCACGGCCGCAAGGAACTTGCCGAGGCTGCCGCCAAGCAAACCGAGAAGCTGTCCTTCTTCCCGCTGTGGTCCTACGCCACGCCGCCGGCCATCGAACTGGCCGAACGCGTCGCCAACTACGCCCCGGGTGATCTGAACCGGGTCTTCTTCACCACCGGCGGCGGCGAGGCCGTCGAGAGCGCCTGGAAACTGGCCAAGCAGTACTTCAAGCTCACCGGGAAACCCGGTAAGCACAAGGTGGTTTCGCGCGCGATCGCCTACCACGGCACCCCCCAGGGCGCGCTGGCGATCACCGGCATCCCGGCGTTCAAGGCGCCGTTCGAGCCGCTGACCCCCGGCGGCTTCCGCGCGCCGAACACCAACTTCTACCGCGCGCCTGCCGAATACGCGCACGACGAAAAGGTTTTCGGACGCTACTGCGCCGACCGAATCGCCGAAGCCATCGAATTCGAGGGCCCGGATACGGTGTGCGCCGTCTTTCTTGAGCCCGTGCAGAACGCGGGCGGTTGCTTCCCACCGCCGCCCGGCTACTTCGAGCGGGTCCGCGAGATCTGCGACCAGTACGACGTGTTGCTGGTGTCCGACGAGGTGATCTGCGCCTACGGCCGCATCGGATCGATGTTCGCCTGCGACGACTTCGGCTACGTGCCCGACATCATCACCAGCGCCAAGGGCCTGACCTCGGGCTACTCGCCGCTGGGCGCGATGGTGGCCAGCGACCGGTTGTTCGAGCCGTTCAACGACGGCAAGACGGTCTTCGGCCACGGTTATACCTTTGGCGGACACCCGGTTTCGGCGGCCGTGGCGATGGCCAACCTCGATATCTTCGAGCGCGAGGGCATCAACGACCACGTCAAGGAAGCCGCGCCGGCATTCCGGGCCACCCTGGAGAAGCTCTACGACCTGCCGATCGTCGGCGACGTCCGCGGGGAGGGCTTCTTCTACGGCATCGAACTCGTCAAAGACAAGGCCACCAAGGAGACGTTCAACGACGAGGAGTCCGAGCGGCTGTTGCGCGGGTTCCTGACCCCGGCGCTCTGGGAAGCCGGGCTGTACTGCCGCGCCGACGACCGTGGCGACCCAGTGATCCAGCTGGCCCCGCCGTTGATCAGCGGGCAGGCCGAGTTCGACGCGATCTACGAGATCCTGCACGGTGTGCTGACCGAGGCGGGAAAGCTGATCTAG
- the yhjD gene encoding inner membrane protein YhjD, protein MNEPEKPGLLVRVRTRFPWFDHVMRAQERYNDCSGNFYAAGITYFTIFALFPLLMVGFAGGGFVLSRRPDLLEEIEHRIREAVSGDLGQQLVTLMDSAIASRGTVGVIGLATAVWAGLGWMANLREALSRMWEQQAESSFVGNKLSDLLALVSAFLAMVITIGLTVLGDPSLMRKVLRWIGLHDGALLGSGLRVISIAVSVSISWLLFTWIISRLPREPVPFRSSLRAGLLAAVGFEIFKQVASIYLQSVLTGPAGATFGPVLGLMVFAYVTARLILFATAWAATSSESLAVAPVPPPEPAQIVTRVHVHEGIGVSGAVAAAAMGAIGALGLSRLLRR, encoded by the coding sequence GTGAACGAGCCGGAGAAGCCGGGATTACTGGTACGGGTCCGCACGCGCTTTCCCTGGTTCGACCATGTGATGCGGGCGCAGGAGCGCTATAACGACTGCAGCGGCAACTTCTACGCCGCTGGCATCACCTATTTCACGATTTTCGCGCTGTTCCCATTGCTGATGGTTGGCTTCGCCGGGGGCGGTTTTGTGCTGTCGCGCCGTCCGGATCTGCTCGAAGAAATCGAGCACCGGATCCGTGAGGCGGTATCCGGTGACCTCGGCCAGCAACTGGTGACCCTGATGGACTCGGCGATCGCCTCGCGCGGCACGGTCGGCGTGATCGGCCTCGCTACCGCGGTGTGGGCCGGCCTGGGCTGGATGGCCAACCTGCGCGAGGCGCTGAGTCGGATGTGGGAGCAACAAGCTGAGTCCAGCTTCGTCGGCAACAAGCTCTCGGACTTGCTCGCTCTGGTGTCGGCGTTTCTGGCGATGGTGATCACCATCGGGCTGACCGTCCTCGGCGACCCCTCGTTGATGCGGAAGGTGTTGCGCTGGATCGGCCTTCACGATGGCGCGCTGTTGGGCAGCGGGTTGCGCGTCATATCGATCGCCGTGTCGGTCTCGATCTCGTGGCTGTTGTTCACCTGGATCATCTCCCGGTTGCCGCGTGAGCCAGTGCCTTTCCGCAGCTCGCTTCGGGCCGGGCTGCTGGCCGCGGTGGGCTTCGAGATCTTCAAACAGGTCGCGTCGATCTACCTGCAGTCGGTGTTGACCGGGCCTGCGGGCGCGACGTTCGGCCCGGTGCTGGGCTTGATGGTGTTCGCCTACGTCACCGCGCGGCTCATCCTGTTCGCCACTGCGTGGGCGGCGACATCCTCGGAGAGCCTGGCTGTCGCGCCGGTGCCACCACCGGAACCCGCACAGATCGTCACCAGGGTGCACGTCCACGAGGGGATCGGGGTGTCCGGCGCGGTGGCCGCGGCCGCCATGGGAGCCATTGGCGCACTCGGGCTTTCGCGGCTGTTACGGCGTTAG